The stretch of DNA GGCCGGGGGAGCGCCTCCTTGGCACACCCCTTGCTCTCCCCACGCCATACCTAAACCCAAGGAAGCTTTTCTGTATGCCTAGACCTGGCCCGCGCAACGCCCTCACTGATATTCCCGGCCTGGAGGTTGGCCACGCCACAGACCTGTACGCCGACACCGGCGTCACGGTGATCCGCCCGGATGGTTTCTGGACTGCCAGTATCGACATTCGCGGTGGAGGCCCAGGTGGTCGCGAAACCGCGGCGCTGGAGCCGGAGAACATGGTGGGCCAGCTGCACGCGCTGGTGTTTGCCGGTGGCTCGGTGTTTGGCCTGGCGGCGGCGGATGCGGTGGCGGCGAAGTTGTCCCAGGACCAGGTGGGGTTGCATTTGAAGCCGGGTGCGCCGGCGATTCCTATCGTGCCGGCGGCGGTGTTGCATGATTTGGCCAATGGCGGGGACAAGGATTGGGGCCTGGAGCCACCTTACCGGCGGCTGGGGTTCGAGGCGCTGGCCAATGCCGGTCCGGAGTTTGAGCTGGGCTCTGTCGGGGCCGGGCGTGGGGCCATGGCCGGGGTGTTGAAAGGCGGGCTGGGGACGGCGTCC from Pseudomonas sp. NC02 encodes:
- a CDS encoding P1 family peptidase encodes the protein MPRPGPRNALTDIPGLEVGHATDLYADTGVTVIRPDGFWTASIDIRGGGPGGRETAALEPENMVGQLHALVFAGGSVFGLAAADAVAAKLSQDQVGLHLKPGAPAIPIVPAAVLHDLANGGDKDWGLEPPYRRLGFEALANAGPEFELGSVGAGRGAMAGVLKGGLGTASLDLGDGLVVAALVVANPIGSVYMPDGETFWAWPWEVAGEFGGARPVTEMDCSDPMPELSRLDSMGRLQAGANTTLVVVASTARLTVAECKRVAIMAQDGIARAVRPAHLPFDGDTVFALASGAVEVADGPRRQVEIGRIGSAAADCVARSIARGVFAARG